In Pectobacterium aroidearum, the following are encoded in one genomic region:
- a CDS encoding MipA/OmpV family protein, translated as MRNIELRHKFLHSLSGRTLKKLLSGAVLALLATPILAAEQKQGNELTLGGGVDVAPRYSGSDKSRVTTALVIDYSMVNGFFVSTTRGIGYSNNIGKLDYSAALSYRAGRKDRDVDSDSISYGSDDLRGMGDVKGSAIGLLGLGYKVTDWLNLQLQAEVPVSQRSNGEALHFGIISPLYTSSKNSVTLALTSSWGSSEYMQTYYGVNASQSAASGFAQHDVGSGIYAYSLNADWTHKFNQNWSMIATAGFTQLTGDARNSSIVQRKTSPTGSLKVTYSF; from the coding sequence ATGAGAAACATCGAACTGCGTCATAAGTTCCTCCATTCGCTCTCGGGGCGTACCCTGAAAAAACTATTGTCGGGAGCTGTCCTGGCATTACTGGCCACCCCAATACTGGCAGCAGAACAGAAACAGGGCAACGAGTTGACTCTGGGCGGAGGCGTGGATGTTGCGCCACGTTATTCTGGTTCGGATAAAAGCCGCGTCACCACTGCCCTGGTGATTGATTATTCTATGGTAAATGGTTTCTTCGTCAGCACCACACGTGGTATCGGTTACAGTAACAACATCGGCAAGTTGGATTACAGCGCTGCGCTGAGCTATCGCGCAGGTCGTAAGGATCGTGACGTGGACAGCGACTCGATCAGCTACGGTAGCGACGACTTGCGAGGTATGGGTGACGTCAAAGGATCGGCTATCGGTCTGCTTGGTCTGGGGTATAAGGTAACGGACTGGCTTAATTTGCAATTGCAGGCTGAGGTGCCGGTTTCTCAACGAAGCAATGGTGAAGCCCTGCATTTTGGCATTATCAGCCCGCTCTATACCTCATCGAAAAATTCCGTCACGCTGGCGCTGACCAGTAGTTGGGGGAGTAGCGAGTACATGCAGACTTACTACGGGGTAAATGCATCACAGTCGGCCGCATCGGGGTTTGCCCAACATGATGTCGGATCTGGGATTTATGCCTATTCACTGAATGCTGACTGGACGCACAAGTTCAACCAAAACTGGAGCATGATTGCCACAGCAGGCTTTACGCAATTGACTGGCGATGCACGCAATAGCTCAATTGTTCAACGAAAAACATCGCCTACCGGAAGCCTGAAGGTGACATATAGCTTCTGA
- a CDS encoding response regulator transcription factor, with product MNILLIEDDLDLGNGVRIALEDQGLDVIWVRRKVDALHQLDLCVPELVLLDLGLPDGDGMSLMASLRQQLKGIPVIILTARGTLQDRLTGLDAGADDYLVKPFVLAELLARVRALARRSYGFQDEVIEIRGLSLHVPTRRVAVGTRNVDLTASEYALLETLMLRTDRVLTRRFLEEKIFGAKENMSNPLDVHMGNLRRKIGEGYVRTVRGVGYVIDTVPIQKGAG from the coding sequence GTGAACATTCTCCTAATTGAAGACGACCTCGATCTTGGCAATGGCGTACGTATTGCTCTTGAAGATCAAGGATTAGATGTTATATGGGTGCGCCGTAAAGTGGATGCGCTGCATCAACTCGATCTCTGCGTGCCAGAACTTGTATTGCTCGACCTCGGTCTGCCCGACGGTGATGGTATGAGCCTGATGGCGAGTCTGCGTCAGCAGCTCAAGGGGATCCCCGTTATCATCCTGACTGCCCGAGGTACCCTGCAAGATCGCCTGACTGGGCTGGATGCTGGTGCGGACGACTATCTCGTCAAACCTTTCGTTCTCGCCGAGTTGTTGGCCAGAGTGAGAGCACTTGCGCGGCGCAGTTACGGTTTTCAGGATGAGGTGATAGAAATTCGAGGATTATCTCTCCATGTGCCGACTCGACGCGTGGCCGTGGGTACACGTAATGTTGATTTGACGGCGAGTGAATACGCGCTGCTTGAAACGTTAATGCTGCGCACTGACCGCGTGCTTACACGACGGTTTCTGGAAGAAAAGATATTTGGTGCAAAAGAAAACATGAGCAATCCTCTCGATGTGCATATGGGCAATTTGCGTCGCAAAATCGGCGAGGGCTATGTGCGAACGGTGAGAGGCGTAGGGTATGTCATTGATACCGTACCGATTCAGAAGGGGGCAGGTTGA
- a CDS encoding ATP-binding protein yields MRNFWRHLRIPTLVRRIIIAQMLLLTLLWCLFLTYVLWENLRSPAMLLGNKTYETILTLVDRMGDRPQDLTDVLEKFSKALQEGYGGGEDPALSISLIVRKNKEIIYSSDGAPAVVRNTRYEKIQSIQSDGRTWTSRTLKSANSDAEVTLVTPAGGWNFFIYLNSRGYYILPLLVCIPFLLFPAWLSIRIAMRPWNKVVNEIALRTPEDLSPLKEVPKHRELRQMVDAINIFLARVRESAERERVFIADAAHELRTPLAAMRINVEALQSYISSDNQQALLAGIIRSNSRAARLVNQLLLLMHSEARIDTVMEPVPLTTLIQERMAALAPLAAGRRIELEFYSHDEIWITAVRERLMSLIDNVIENAVKYSPEGGRVEVDVRSLDQSTQLRVSDAGPGIPVELRERVFDRFFRDPNQMQSGSGLGLAIVKAVAQQHNSNVYLSTSAEGGLMVTVDFPHHNSA; encoded by the coding sequence ATGCGCAATTTTTGGCGCCACCTGAGAATCCCAACGCTCGTACGGAGAATTATTATCGCCCAAATGCTATTGCTTACACTGCTTTGGTGTCTTTTTCTGACCTACGTTTTATGGGAGAACTTGCGCAGCCCCGCTATGCTATTGGGCAACAAGACTTACGAAACCATTCTTACATTGGTTGATCGTATGGGGGATCGCCCGCAGGATCTAACCGATGTGCTGGAAAAGTTTAGCAAGGCGTTGCAGGAAGGTTATGGCGGAGGGGAAGATCCAGCACTGTCAATCAGCCTAATCGTTCGGAAGAATAAAGAGATAATTTATTCATCTGACGGTGCTCCTGCGGTGGTGAGAAACACCCGATATGAGAAAATTCAGAGCATTCAGAGTGATGGCCGCACCTGGACTAGCCGTACGCTAAAGTCCGCGAACTCCGACGCGGAGGTAACGCTGGTCACCCCTGCCGGAGGCTGGAACTTCTTTATATACCTGAACTCGCGTGGATACTACATATTGCCGCTGCTGGTATGCATTCCTTTTCTTTTGTTTCCCGCGTGGCTGTCAATCCGCATTGCAATGCGCCCCTGGAACAAGGTGGTCAATGAAATTGCCTTACGCACTCCAGAAGATCTCTCTCCTTTAAAAGAAGTACCAAAGCACAGGGAGCTTCGCCAAATGGTGGACGCTATTAATATATTTCTTGCCAGGGTGCGAGAAAGTGCTGAAAGGGAACGGGTTTTCATTGCAGATGCTGCTCATGAGCTGCGTACCCCTCTGGCTGCGATGCGTATCAATGTTGAGGCTTTGCAGTCCTATATAAGCAGCGATAACCAACAGGCGTTGCTCGCGGGGATTATTCGCAGCAATAGCCGTGCTGCTCGTCTCGTTAATCAACTGCTGCTGTTGATGCACAGCGAAGCGCGCATTGACACGGTTATGGAGCCTGTGCCGCTGACGACGCTCATACAAGAGCGGATGGCAGCGTTGGCACCGCTAGCGGCTGGGCGCAGGATTGAACTTGAATTTTACTCCCATGATGAAATCTGGATTACCGCTGTTAGGGAACGCCTGATGTCGCTGATTGACAACGTCATTGAAAATGCCGTGAAGTACAGTCCTGAGGGCGGGCGGGTTGAGGTAGATGTACGATCATTAGATCAATCCACGCAGTTACGTGTCTCAGATGCAGGGCCCGGTATTCCCGTTGAATTGAGGGAGCGCGTGTTCGATAGATTTTTTCGCGATCCCAATCAGATGCAAAGCGGGAGTGGGCTGGGACTGGCAATCGTCAAAGCGGTTGCGCAGCAACACAACAGCAACGTATACCTAAGTACGTCTGCAGAAGGCGGGCTCATGGTAAC